The following proteins are co-located in the Doryrhamphus excisus isolate RoL2022-K1 chromosome 15, RoL_Dexc_1.0, whole genome shotgun sequence genome:
- the vasnb gene encoding vasorin b yields MKVFLTALVLALVLPQVTQSSECPKDCSCSTPESILCFQRRSTTIPKGVPPTTKSLYLFSNGIEGLSTEDFDGLGNLEMLDLSQNKLKELPDRVFEPLVSLRNLDLSANQITQISEECFQGMPLLERLYLYSNHIKTIHPAAFDALENLLELKLQGNLLTSLPVLSMPRLLLLDLRFNTIPTLGASDLKTPNLESLKLGGVGLTNLNKDLIDSLENLHELDISRNHLTVFPPVLKETHGLIYLNLAGNPMGPLKFQDLKNLGEMQELDISSLSLQGLPEEFSQLFPHLRKLTVAENPFNCLCNLAWFPRWLRAQSITLERTEETRCHFPPINAGKVVERLEHRDFGCPTTTTVTTSTVKTNTAIPVHVSTPASATTANPANRFHEDSKRDADYPQPPVPASPSSSSVDSHEEQRFCPSNTCLNGGTCRLDQYGQVDCTCPPGTYGFYCEIRNDSPPSPQEPDLYMTTVTPNAPDISSRQATSTSILLDLHRYIEMRPYLRGIRLTYRNLSGPDRRPNQLSLPASYPEYRLRGLKPNSTYTVCASPLGAPSGIDSVCTQARTTDDKDDSVTGAQIVNKKMATMLVPAVAILILLVLIATAVGVVCYVRKKRAKGHLDLDCEPSQVELDGVKAGLGNGALPQKQPQLMIPEPAVQSGNLEYEVLLLQDHCISSKNMSLHKPSYF; encoded by the coding sequence ATGAAGGTCTTCCTCACTGCGCTCGTGCTCGCACTCGTCCTTCCCCAAGTCACCCAGTCCAGTGAATGCCCGAAGGACTGCTCCTGCTCCACACCCGAATCCATCTTGTGTTTCCAGAGACGTTCCACAACCATTCCTAAGGGAGTGCCACCAACCACAAAAAGCCTCTACCTGTTTTCCAACGGAATCGAGGGACTGTCCACCGAGGACTTTGACGGTTTGGGCAACTTGGAAATGCTGGATCTCAGTCAAAACAAACTGAAAGAACTTCCCGATCGGGTGTTTGAACCCCTTGTTTCTTTGAGGAACCTGGACTTGTCCGCCAACCAAATCACCCAAATCTCAGAGGAATGCTTCCAAGGAATGCCGCTGCTGGAGcgtctttatttgtatagcaacCACATCAAAACCATCCATCCCGCCGCATTTGACGCTTTGGAGAACCTACTGGAGCTGAAATTGCAAGGCAACCTGCTGACGTCTTTGCCCGTTCTCTCAATGCCCCGCTTGCTGCTGCTGGATCTTCGTTTCAACACCATACCTACACTGGGTGCCTCAGACCTCAAAACCCCAAATCTTGAGTCCCTCAAACTAGGGGGCGTAGGTCTAACTAACCTGAACAAGGATCTCATAGACAGTCTGGAGAACCTCCATGAACTGGACATCTCAAGGAACCATCTAACGGTTTTCCCGCCAGTGCTGAAAGAAACTCACGGGCTTATTTACCTCAACCTGGCTGGCAACCCGATGGGTCCTCTTAAATTTCAGGACCTGAAGAACCTCGGGGAGATGCAGGAGTTGGACATCAGCAGCTTAAGCCTACAAGGTCTCCCAGAGGAGTTCTCGCAGCTTTTCCCCCACCTGAGGAAGCTGACAGTGGCAGAGAACCCCTTCAACTGCCTCTGCAACCTAGCCTGGTTCCCAAGATGGCTCCGAGCTCAAAGCATCACCCTGGAGAGAACAGAAGAAACCCGTTGCCACTTCCCTCCTATCAATGCCGGTAAGGTAGTGGAGAGACTAGAGCATCGGGATTTTGGATGTCCTACCACAACCACCGTCACCACGAGCACTGTTAAAACGAACACCGCCATTCCTGTACATGTCAGCACCCCAGCAAGTGCTACTACAGCTAATCCAGCCAACCGGTTTCACGAGGACTCAAAGAGAGACGCCGACTACCCCCAGCCCCCGGTCCCTGCGTCCCCAAGCAGCAGCAGTGTGGACTCGCATGAGGAACAGCGCTTCTGTCCTTCTAACACTTGCCTCAACGGGGGTACTTGTCGTTTGGACCAGTATGGTCAAGTAGACTGCACCTGCCCACCTGGAACCTATGGGTTTTATTGTGAAATCCGAAACGACAGTCCACCCTCTCCCCAAGAACCGGACCTGTACATGACAACCGTCACCCCAAACGCACCAGACATCAGCTCCCGTCAGGCAACCTCGACGTCAATCCTGCTCGATCTCCACCGTTACATTGAAATGCGGCCTTACCTTCGCGGAATCCGCCTCACCTACCGGAACCTCTCCGGTCCTGATCGCAGGCCGAATCAGCTCAGCCTCCCGGCATCATACCCGGAGTACCGACTCAGAGGTCTGAAGCCTAACTCCACTTATACCGTATGCGCAAGTCCGCTTGGCGCCCCGAGCGGCATCGACAGCGTCTGCACTCAGGCGCGTACAACCGATGACAAGGACGACAGCGTCACCGGAGCTCAAAttgtcaacaaaaaaatggccaccatgCTGGTTCCTGCGGTAGCCATCTTGATTCTGCTGGTGTTGATCGCAACAGCGGTGGGAGTTGTGTGCTACGTCCGCAAGAAGAGAGCTAAAGGTCACCTGGATCTGGACTGCGAGCCTTCTCAAGTGGAATTAGATGGAGTGAAAGCCGGGTTGGGCAACGGAGCACTTCCTCAAAAACAACCCCAGCTCATGATCCCGGAACCCGCTGTTCAGAGCGGCAACCTGGAGTACGAAGTCTTGTTACTGCAGGATCACTGCATATCAAGTAAAAACATGTCACTTCACAAGCCCTCGTACTTTTGA